In the Fusarium oxysporum f. sp. lycopersici 4287 chromosome 9, whole genome shotgun sequence genome, one interval contains:
- a CDS encoding vesicle-fusing ATPase (At least one base has a quality score < 10): MNRPYRPHPGQQGAQPRAARLHVETIEDKTLRTKFVYNNKCAVSPEDFPPNRDGSDHHILIRGGQPVGEYVVTATPIPGFPRGGISLTDAQRTWAGITMRDEFIGEIYNPFSARSDAYLGTVELSITFRTQNKKTDVPYDEEELSKLFIDSYQNQVLAPGQRMLMDHRNIPLLVVVESVVLTGLDTSSEAEQKNQDPNARGILIPQSKVFFHAKTGDGFKLKPSVNKPNASAIFAPSFKFDDLGIGGLDTQISTIFRRVFASRIFPPGIVAKMGIDHVKGLLLYGPPGTGKTLIARQLGKTLNAHPPKIVNGPEVLNKFVGQSEENIRKLFADAEKEYKEKGDESGLHIIIFDELDAVCKQRGSGSGGGTGVGDTVVNQLLAKLDGVDKLNNILLIGMTNRKDMIDEALLRPGRLEVQLEISLPDEEGRFGIIKIHTSKFAKNDILDHDVDLAELARLTKNYSGAEIAGLVKAAAASAFSRHTDANQITVTKDIEHMKVKWSDFLLALSEVRPAYGASEAELEAALSQDIIHYSPDIQRILNDMLGVAHMVKEDSEKLTSSIIFHGAQGSGKTALTAHIAKLSDIPFIRMITPQKLAGYRDDFAKSEFIHKTFSDAQKSAVSVVILDSIEQLIGWNPIGPRFSMTVLGTLSALITSPPINGHRLLVLATTSQPNVLKELDIAKDFEKDVRVPTVSNLRELQTVLHSSSGVPAGSIEQALARIHEHAGGDHVGIGIKPIIAFISEARMNQDSAAFADKFSNLVLTKMQGSWAR; this comes from the exons ATGAATCGTCCCTATCGTCCCCATCCAGGGCAGCAGGGGGCTCAGCCTCGGGCAGCGCGACTGCACGTTGAGACAATCGAAGATAAGACTCTAAGGACCAAGTTCGTTTACAACAACAA ATGCGCCGTCTCACCCGAAGACTTCCCTCCCAACCGAGATGGCTCTGATCATCACATCCTCATCCGTGGAGGCCAACCCGTTGGCGAATACGTCGTTACTGCTACACCTATCCCTGGCTTCCCCAGAGGCGGTATTAGTCTCACAGACGCTCAACGAACATGGGCCGGCATCACCATGAGGGACGAATTCATCGGCGAGATCTACAATCCTTTCAGCGCTCGTTCCGACGCCTATCTTGGCACGGTCGAGCTTTCGATCACTTTCAGAACCCAAAACAAGAAGACAGACGTTCCCTacgatgaggaagagctcTCTAAGCTCTTCATAGACTCCTACCAGAACCAAGTGCTTGCCCCTGGCCAACGCATGCTTATGGACCATCGCAACATTCCTcttctcgtcgtcgtcgagtCCGTGGTTCTCACGGGTTTGGACACGTCTTCAGAAGCGGAACAAAAGAACCAGGACCCCAATGCCAGAGGTATCCTGATTCCCCAAAGCAAGGTGTTCTTCCACGCCAAAACAGGAGATGGCTTCAAACTCAAGCCTTCGGTGAACAAGCCCAACGCCAGCGCCATCTTCGCTCCTAGTTTCAAGTTTGATGATCTTGGAATTGGTGGTTTGGACACTCAGATTTCTACCATTTTCCGTCGTGTGTTTGCGTCTCGTATTTTTCCTCCTGGTATAGTTGCCAAGATGGGTATCGATCACGTCAAGGGACTACTACTTTATGGGCCCCCAGGAACTGGTAAAACACTGATTGCCCGACAATTAGGCAAAACTCTAAACGCCCATCCACCTAAGATTGTCAATGGCCCCGAAGTGCTGAATAAGTTTGTTGGTCAATCCGAGGAGAACATCAGAAAGCTGTTCGCAGATGCAGAGAAAGAGTACAAGGAAAAGGGAGACGAGAGTGGtcttcacatcatcatctttgatgagcttgatgctgttTGTAAGCAGCGAGGTTCTGGATCTGGTGGCGGCACAGGTGTTGGTGATACTGTTGTCAACCAGCTCCTTGCCAAACTCGATGGCGTGGACAAACTTAACAATATCCTTTTGATCGGCATGACCAATCGAAAGGATATGATCGACGAGGCTTTGCTACGACCCGGACGTCTAGAAGTCCAGCTAGAGATCTCTCTTCCTGATGAAGAGGGTCGATTTGGTATCATCAAGATTCACACCTCCAAATTTGCCAAGAACGACATCTTGGACCACGACGTCGACTTGGCTGAGCTTGCTCGCCTGACCAAGAACTACTCCGGTGCTGAAATTGCTGGTCTGGTcaaggcagcagcagccagtGCATTCTCTCGGCACACTGATGCCAACCAGATCACTGTTACAAAGGATATCGAGCACATGAAAGTCAAGTGGAGCGACTTCTTACTGGCTCTCAGCGAGGTCAGGCCAGCATACGGCGCCTCGGAGGCAGAATTAGAGGCGGCTCTCTCTCAGGATATCATTCATTATTCACCAGACATTCAACGTATCCTGAATGACATGCTTGGTGTTGCGCACATGGTCAAGGAAGACTCTGAAAAACTAACCTCTTCGATCATCTTTCATGGCGCCCAAGGAAGCGGCAAGACAGCCCTAACTGCACACATCGCGAAGCTGTCAGACATCCCATTTATCAGAATGATCACGCCGCAAAAGCTCGCCGGGTACCGTGACGACTTCGCCAAGTCTGAATTTATTCACAAGACCTTCAGCGATGCACAAAAGTCCGCTGTCAGTGTAGTGATCTTGGATAGCATTGAGCAACTGATCGGATGGAACCCTATTGGGCCTCGCTTCTCAATGACAGTCCTCGGTACATTGTCTGCTTTGATTACAAGCCCTCCTATCAAC GGGCACCGTCTGCTAGTCTTAGCAACCACCTCTCAACCCAATGTTCTCAAGGAGCTCGATATTGCAAAGGACTTCGAAAAGGACGTGCGCGTGCCTACAGTTTCGAACCTTCGTGAATTGCAAACAGTGCTGCATTCATCGAGCGGCGTCCCG
- a CDS encoding ATP-dependent rRNA helicase SPB4: MASEKVKKRSPRAWDALTPPLAEWIRDAVATMGFSQMTPVQAATLPHFLGNKDVVVEAVTGSGKTLAFLIPLVQKLLRLSEPTKKHHVAAIIVSPTRELAAQIHTVLVNLLQFHEASAEILPHLKGDEKRPSTTVPAIVPQLLVGGTTTTAQDLSFFLRHSPNVLISSPGRLVELLSSPHVHCPQSSFEVLVLDEADRLLDLGFKPDLQKILSHLPKQRRTGLFSASVSEAVGEIIRVGLRNPVKIEVKVKMKDGGILEDRKTPASLQMAYMVKPASQKLPALAELLRQLPIKPQRSIVFLSTCAAVDYFQHVLPAILPEGFALVPLHGKHPAKVREKNFNRFLNSVAPTILLTTDLAARGLDIPQVDLVVQIDAPSDPKAFIHRSGRAGRAGRKGLAVVMLHPGREEDYVQFLEIRKTPISKLEKPTVFTSEEDAVAATKKMRDLVLTDRALFDKAQKGFVSWARSYGAHQATSIFRAADLDWADLGNAWGLLRMPRMPELKSWKGDKMCGLEIDWDNYAYKEKTREQARKAALEEERSGEKKDKSDETKRKRKNNEAWSAKHEKEDERVERREKRRKRREAEATSKMTDEEKFKQMELNELIAEVRRQNREKAAAEAAAAKKDKEDEFAGFDD; encoded by the exons ATGGCTTCAGAAAAGGTCAAAAAGAGAAGCCCGAGAGCTTGGGATGCTCTTACTCCTCCTCTTGCAGAATGGATTCGCGATGCGGTCGCAACTATGGGCTTCAGCCAAATGACACCCGTCCAAGCTGCAACACTACCACATTTCCTCGGAAACaaagatgttgttgttgag GCTGTCACTGGCAGTGGAAAAACCCTCGCCTTTCTCATCCCTCTTGTACAAAAACTTTTGCGACTTAGCGAACCCACGAAGAAGCATCATGTTGCTGCGATAATCGTCTCTCCCACGCGCGAATTGGCCGCTCAAATTCATACTGTTCTCGTCAATCTGTTACAATTCCACGAAGCTTCGGCTGAAATCCTCCCACACCTCAAAGGCGACGAAAAACGACCTTCTACTACCGTGCCCGCCATCGTACCCCAGCTGCTCGTTGGAGGTACAACGACCACCGCGCAAGATCTCAGTTTCTTCCTTCGACATAGCCCAAATGTTCTTATCTCCTCGCCCGGCCGACTTGTCGAACTCTTGTCTTCACCTCACGTCCACTGCCCTCAATCCTCTTTTGAGGTTCTCGTCCTCGATGAAGCCGATCgacttcttgaccttggcttTAAGCCTGATCTCCAGAAAATTCTATCACACCTTCCAAAACAAAGAAGAACTGGTCTTTTCAGCGCCAGTGTTAGTGAGGCTGTTGGAGAGATTATCCGAGTTGGTTTACGAAATCCCGTCAAGATCGAGGTTaaggtcaagatgaaggatggAGGAATTCTTGAAGACAGAAAAACACCTGCCAGTCTCCAAATGGCATATATGGTCAAGCCTGCTAGCCAAAAGCTGCCTGCCTTGGCAGAACTTCTTCGACAATTACCTATAAAACCCCAACGAAGCATTGTCTTCCTCTCCACATGCGCCGCGGTCGATTACTTTCAACACGTTCTACCTGCGATCCTACCAGAAGGTTTTGCGTTGGTGCCTCTTCACGGGAAGCACCCAGCTAAAGTACGAGAGAAGAACTTCAACCGCTTTTTGAACTCTGTTGCCCCCACAATACTACTTACAACAGACTTGGCAGCTCGTGGATTGGATATTCCTCAGGTTGACTTGGTGGTTCAGATCGACGCTCCTTCAGATCCCAAGGCGTTTATCCACCGTAGTGGAAGAGCTGGTCGTGCAGGCCGAAAGGGTTTGGCGGTGGTTATGTTGCACCCCGGGCGAGAGGAGGACTACGTTCAGTTTCTGGAGATTCGCAAAACACCGAtttccaagcttgagaagccaACTGTTTTTACATCAGAGGAGGATGCCGTGGCTGCtacaaagaagatgagggatCTGGTGTTGACGGATAGAGCACTTTTCGACAAGGCTCAGAAGGGATTTGTGAGTTGGGCTCGAAGCTATGGCGCCCATCAGGCAACATCTATCTTCCGCGCAGCTGATCTCGACTGGGCTGATCTTGGTAATGCATGGGGACTGCTTCGCATGCCCAGGATGCCTGAGCTCAAGAGCTGGAAGGGCGACAAGATGTGTGGTCTCGAAATTGACTGGGACAATTACGCCTACAAGGAGAAGACACGCGAGCAAGCACGAAAAGCAGCTCTCGAAGAGGAAAGGtctggagagaagaaggataagagCGACGAGACAAAGCGAAAGCGAAAGAACAACGAAGCATGGAGCGCTAAGCACGAAAAGGAGGATGAGAGAGTTGAGCGCAGGGAGAAGCGACGTAAGCGCCGTGAGGCTGAGGCTACGTCTAAGATGACGGACGAAGAGAAGTTCAAGCAGATGGAGCTAAACGAACTCATCGCCGAGGTCCGGAGACAGAACCGCGAaaaggctgctgctgaagctgcgGCGGCTAAGAAGGATAAGGAGGATGAGTTTGCGGGCTTCGATGATTAG
- a CDS encoding phosphatidate cytidylyltransferase — translation MAPQTCSHLSFRSKIPETPRVISPSPTPSERDAADYMGPVTRSAARRRTPTPQPLEEEPDEDLPEPPEFRRARTRSRSPIDTQAVTRLTRRTSTAAKAGKMSKDTIPEEQTTSNGALSSNGKGKSTTSNGHLAPPQPTTPVGWSWRDFSRSPSPLGLIPIHRHWRTFVHKHEVPRKVLHVSIGFFVIWLYVTGTQTTSVTPWLMSALIPIAATDWLRHRYASVNRLYVKVLGALMRESEYSGWNGVIFYLLGAWIVLYGFPKDVGIMSVLLLSWCDTAASTFGRLWGRYTPRLRRGKSLAGSTAAFLVGVGTSYFFYGWLVPTVGPFPGDENFLFKGFLSLPKTICEAVGVSKEQTTISGALALGVMSVWSGFVASASEVVDIFGWDDNLTIPVLSGFGIWGFLKIFS, via the coding sequence ATGGCACCTCAAACGTGCTCTCATCTGTCCTTCCGATCCAAAATCCCAGAGACGCCCCGCGTCATCTCGCCGAGTCCCACCCCATCCGAGCGCGATGCCGCCGATTACATGGGCCCCGTTACACGCTCGGCAGCCCGGAGACGGACACCCACGCCGCAACCGCTCGAGGAGGAGCCCGATGAGGATCTACCCGAGCCCCCCGAGTTTCGACGCGCCCGAACCCGCAGCCGCTCGCCGATCGATACACAGGCCGTGACACGCTTGACGAGGCGCACGAGCACTGCTGCTAAGGCGGGCAAGATGTCCAAGGACACTATTCCAGAAGAGCAGACGACGTCTAATGGGGCGCTCAGCAGTAACGGCAAGGGAAAGTCCACGACATCAAATGGTCACCTTGCGCCGCCGCAACCTACAACACCGGTGGGGTGGTCCTGGCGTGACTTTAGCCGAAGTCCCAGTCCCTTGGGCCTTATTCCCATCCACCGACACTGGAGAACCTTCGTACACAAGCACGAGGTACCCCGCAAGGTTCTCCACGTGTCGATCGGTTTCTTCGTTATCTGGCTCTACGTGACGGGAACTCAGACAACATCAGTCACACCATGGCTCATGTCAGCGCTCATCCCAATCGCCGCAACTGACTGGCTCCGACACCGATATGCGTCCGTCAACCGCCTCTATGTCAAGGTCCTTGGTGCTTTGATGCGCGAGAGCGAGTACTCCGGCTGGAACGGTGTGATCTTCTACCTCCTCGGTGCCTGGATCGTCCTCTATGGCTTCCCCAAGGATGTGGGTATCATGAGCGTTCTTCTGCTCAGCTGGTGCGACACCGCTGCCAGCACCTTCGGCCGACTTTGGGGCCGATATACCCCTCGTCTTCGCAGAGGCAAGTCTCTTGCTGGCTCGACTGCTGCCTTCCTCGTTGGCGTCGGCACATCGTACTTCTTCTACGGTTGGCTCGTCCCTACAGTTGGCCCCTTCCCTGGTGACGAGAACTTCCTCTTCAAGGGCTTTCTCTCATTGCCCAAGACCATCTGCGAGGCTGTCGGTGTCTCGAAGGAGCAGACTACCATCTCAGGTGCCCTCGCCCTGGGTGTCATGAGCGTGTGGTCCGGCTTTGTCGCTTCCGCCAGTGAAGTGGTCGATATCTTCGGCTGGGACGACAACTTGACAATTCCCGTGCTCAGCGGTTTCGGTATTTGGGGTTTCCTTAAGATCTTCTCTTAG